One Chryseobacterium sp. StRB126 genomic region harbors:
- a CDS encoding S1/P1 nuclease — MKSIYSKILILAFISSSLYSYAWGLTGHRVIADIAENHLSRKAKREIKKIMGKERLAYWANWPDFIKSDTTGAWKQASSWHYVNIDPQTDFKAFDQNLKMQAGPSLYTQVNTLSSQIKDEKTSAKDRKIALIFLIHIMGDLAQPLHVGRAEDLGGNKINVTYFGDKTNLHSVWDGKLVDSQKYSYTEYSKLLDIKSKEEVAQIQSGTLEDWLYDSHKIANKIYAQTPNDSKLSYDYQYKFNDTLERQLLYGGLRLAKVLNELF, encoded by the coding sequence ATGAAAAGTATTTATTCTAAAATTCTGATTTTAGCATTCATTTCCTCTTCACTTTATTCTTATGCGTGGGGATTGACGGGGCACAGAGTAATTGCAGATATTGCAGAAAATCACCTTTCCAGAAAGGCTAAGAGAGAAATCAAAAAAATAATGGGCAAGGAACGTCTTGCATACTGGGCTAACTGGCCAGACTTCATTAAATCTGATACTACAGGTGCTTGGAAGCAGGCTTCATCATGGCACTACGTAAACATCGATCCACAAACTGACTTTAAAGCTTTTGACCAAAACTTAAAAATGCAGGCAGGACCAAGTCTTTACACTCAGGTTAATACCCTATCCAGCCAGATTAAAGATGAAAAAACATCTGCAAAAGACAGAAAGATTGCTTTAATCTTCCTTATTCATATTATGGGAGATCTTGCACAACCATTACATGTAGGAAGAGCAGAGGATTTAGGAGGAAACAAGATTAATGTTACGTATTTCGGAGATAAAACCAATTTACATTCTGTTTGGGATGGTAAATTAGTAGATTCCCAAAAATATAGCTATACTGAATATTCTAAGCTTTTAGATATTAAATCTAAGGAAGAAGTTGCCCAAATTCAATCCGGAACTCTGGAAGATTGGTTATATGATTCTCACAAAATCGCCAACAAAATCTATGCACAGACTCCTAATGATTCAAAATTATCTTACGACTATCAATATAAGTTCAATGATACTCTTGAAAGACAATTGTTGTATGGAGGATTAAGATTGGCTAAAGTACTGAATGAGCTATTCTAA
- a CDS encoding RNA polymerase sigma factor RpoD/SigA yields MRQLKITKQVTNRETASLDKYLQEIGKVELITADEEVELAQRIRAGDRAALEKLIKANLRFVVSVSKQYQNQGLSLPDLINEGNLGLMKAAKRYDETRGFKFISYAVWWIRQSILQALAEQSRIVRLPLNKIGSINKINKAYAHLEQENERPPSPEELAEVLDMSEEDIKESMKNSGRHLSMDAPLVEGEDSNLYDVLRSGESPSPDKDLMLESLQIEIERALNTLTPREADLVRLYFGLNGKHPMTLEEIGETFDLTRERVRQIKEKAIKRLKHNTRSKILKSYLGK; encoded by the coding sequence ATGAGACAATTAAAAATCACTAAGCAGGTTACCAACAGGGAAACTGCTTCATTAGACAAGTATTTGCAGGAAATTGGTAAAGTGGAACTGATTACTGCGGACGAGGAAGTAGAATTGGCACAAAGAATACGTGCTGGCGATAGAGCTGCATTGGAAAAATTAATTAAAGCCAACCTTCGTTTCGTAGTTTCTGTATCTAAACAATACCAAAACCAAGGTCTTTCCTTACCCGATTTAATTAATGAAGGTAACTTAGGATTAATGAAGGCGGCAAAAAGGTACGATGAAACTAGAGGTTTCAAATTTATCTCTTATGCAGTATGGTGGATCCGTCAATCAATTTTACAGGCGTTGGCTGAGCAATCAAGAATTGTAAGACTTCCGTTGAACAAAATTGGTTCCATCAATAAAATTAATAAAGCATACGCTCACCTTGAACAGGAAAATGAAAGACCACCTTCTCCGGAAGAATTGGCTGAAGTTCTTGACATGAGTGAGGAAGATATTAAAGAATCTATGAAAAACTCCGGTAGACACCTGTCTATGGATGCCCCTTTAGTAGAAGGTGAAGATTCTAATCTTTATGATGTATTACGTTCAGGTGAATCTCCAAGTCCTGATAAAGACTTAATGCTTGAATCTCTTCAGATTGAAATCGAAAGAGCATTGAACACTTTAACTCCAAGAGAGGCAGATTTGGTAAGATTATACTTCGGATTGAACGGAAAACACCCAATGACTTTAGAGGAAATTGGTGAGACTTTCGATCTTACAAGAGAGAGAGTTCGTCAGATCAAAGAAAAAGCAATTAAGAGACTAAAACACAATACCAGAAGTAAGATCCTTAAATCTTATTTAGGTAAATAA
- a CDS encoding Imm26 family immunity protein, whose product MKSLMKPKPGDLFYIPSISESNENGFVIARYIEFIKPNLGHLIEVFDHFYTEPPKNISDVDTSKRLFQPIFCSMRFSTGIPRWKILFSNPEYDKSESNYKDITFVFDRSLWIGGETKGIETDEMQNIEPSICWRMNHIIFRVLNHLKGFLSNDEVMDYDKIPMEYRQDNEIAQKRVNEIAEIMHDKFQSWK is encoded by the coding sequence ATGAAGTCATTAATGAAGCCAAAACCAGGTGATCTGTTTTATATTCCTTCCATCAGCGAATCGAATGAAAATGGATTTGTTATTGCCCGTTATATTGAATTTATTAAACCCAACCTAGGTCATCTTATTGAGGTTTTTGACCATTTTTACACCGAGCCTCCAAAAAACATTTCTGATGTAGATACAAGCAAGAGATTATTCCAGCCCATATTTTGCAGTATGCGCTTCTCAACAGGTATTCCAAGATGGAAAATACTGTTCAGTAATCCTGAATATGATAAATCTGAGTCAAATTATAAGGACATTACTTTCGTATTTGATAGAAGTCTCTGGATCGGCGGTGAAACGAAAGGAATAGAAACTGATGAAATGCAAAACATTGAGCCTTCTATTTGCTGGCGCATGAATCATATAATCTTTAGAGTATTAAACCATTTAAAAGGGTTTTTGTCTAACGATGAAGTTATGGACTATGACAAGATACCTATGGAATACAGACAAGATAATGAAATAGCCCAGAAAAGAGTAAACGAGATTGCAGAAATAATGCATGACAAGTTTCAATCCTGGAAATAA
- a CDS encoding GNAT family N-acetyltransferase: MNYTTQWLTDKTRIKELVDFFITHKTDSYISHGEMMSGRAIDTHHWNPDLDVILTEQLLTDFNSDGSSKLNILIAEDENVQIVGMMVFNVINSPFKKYAILEDMLLDESVRGQSLGSKLLEKAIEESKNWNISFILLESGVNNHGAHQFFNRYGFKKVSESYILTL; this comes from the coding sequence ATGAACTATACTACACAATGGCTTACAGATAAAACGCGTATTAAGGAATTGGTAGACTTTTTTATCACTCATAAAACAGATTCTTACATTTCTCATGGCGAGATGATGTCCGGAAGAGCTATAGATACTCATCACTGGAATCCGGATCTTGATGTCATTTTAACGGAGCAGCTCCTTACAGATTTCAATTCCGATGGCAGTTCAAAACTGAATATTTTAATTGCAGAAGATGAAAACGTACAAATTGTCGGAATGATGGTCTTCAATGTTATCAACAGTCCTTTTAAAAAGTATGCGATTCTGGAAGATATGCTTTTGGATGAGTCTGTAAGAGGACAATCTCTTGGAAGTAAGCTGCTGGAAAAAGCTATTGAGGAATCTAAAAACTGGAATATCAGCTTTATTTTGCTGGAAAGCGGAGTGAATAATCACGGAGCGCATCAGTTTTTCAATAGGTATGGCTTTAAAAAGGTATCGGAAAGTTATATTTTGACTCTATAA
- a CDS encoding FAD-dependent monooxygenase: MNTISIIGAGIGGLTLGNVLQQHGYDFTIYESAQEIKPVGAGIMMAVNAMQVFDKLGLKEKIESAGNKIHRITLSNESLKPFSKTEILTLEKQYNSCNVAIHRAELQRILAETLNPDSIQLNHSLQTIEKKENYILDFENGNQIESTIVFGADGIKSPIRNQILKTGSIRSSGQKCWRGLVDFELPERHHHEAFEMWGKGKRFGFVKISEKKVYWYACINEKSFSRYAQIAEIFKDFDDLVLNLIEATQKENIICNEITDLAPIVQWYTENLCLIGDAAHATTPNMGQGACQAIEDAYVIGRLLEKNKDFNVVFEEFQKIRRKKVDYIVNTSRTIGKISQWEHGNSLRNFMMSLIPESINQKMARKIIELDL; the protein is encoded by the coding sequence ATGAATACAATCTCAATCATTGGAGCTGGAATAGGTGGTCTTACTTTGGGAAATGTTCTTCAACAACATGGATATGATTTTACAATCTACGAATCCGCACAGGAAATAAAACCTGTAGGAGCAGGAATTATGATGGCTGTAAATGCTATGCAGGTCTTTGACAAACTTGGATTAAAAGAAAAGATTGAAAGTGCCGGAAACAAAATCCATAGAATTACCTTATCCAACGAATCTCTGAAACCATTTTCAAAAACGGAAATTCTCACCCTGGAAAAACAATATAATTCCTGTAATGTAGCCATTCATCGTGCAGAATTACAGCGTATTCTTGCAGAAACCCTTAATCCGGATTCCATTCAGCTTAATCATTCTTTACAGACAATTGAAAAGAAAGAAAACTATATTTTAGACTTTGAAAATGGAAATCAGATTGAAAGCACCATTGTTTTTGGTGCTGATGGTATAAAATCGCCTATCCGAAACCAAATTCTAAAAACAGGATCAATCCGAAGTTCCGGACAGAAATGCTGGCGTGGGCTGGTTGACTTTGAGCTCCCCGAGCGGCATCATCATGAAGCTTTTGAAATGTGGGGAAAAGGAAAACGTTTTGGCTTCGTAAAGATCTCTGAGAAAAAAGTGTACTGGTATGCTTGCATCAATGAAAAAAGTTTTAGCAGATACGCACAAATTGCAGAAATATTTAAAGATTTCGATGATTTGGTTTTGAACCTTATTGAAGCCACCCAAAAAGAAAATATCATCTGTAACGAAATTACAGACCTCGCCCCTATTGTTCAATGGTATACTGAAAACCTCTGTCTGATTGGGGATGCAGCTCATGCTACAACGCCCAACATGGGACAAGGTGCCTGTCAGGCCATTGAAGACGCCTATGTGATTGGCAGGCTACTGGAGAAAAATAAAGATTTTAATGTTGTTTTTGAAGAATTTCAGAAAATCAGAAGAAAAAAAGTAGATTATATTGTAAATACAAGCCGTACTATTGGAAAAATTTCTCAATGGGAACACGGAAATTCATTGCGTAATTTTATGATGAGTTTAATTCCTGAAAGTATCAATCAAAAAATGGCCAGGAAGATTATTGAACTGGATCTATAA
- a CDS encoding alpha/beta hydrolase family protein, whose protein sequence is MKKIFYVLLLLIGFQSFQAQEAQLLDRKLFFGNPEITGGQLSPDGKWISFLREYGGIMNIWVKKFDEPFEKAHPLTDSKRPLNGYFWSEDGKYILYIKDKNGDENLNIFAVDPMAKATNGVPESRNLTPLNEVAAQIYMVSRKDPDLIMVGLNNRDKAWHDLYSLKISTGELKKVFENKDRITGYDFDWDEKLRILNRTDDKGTTQFLYKDGDQLTPIYETLVTEEAYIPNWNEDNSKFYLVTNKGDLDQSALFLMDPKTKQITKIENDPKGKVDFGGLSADRNTRKIIFTSYTGDKTEYYWKDKNWEANYKFLQGKFPGKEINFSSSTKDYSKFLISVWSDQYVSESYFFDTKTKELIFQYTPRPELKKVEKYLASMTPIRYKSSDGLEIPAYLTLPAGSSGKNVPVVVLVHGGPKGPRDYWGYNSNVQFLANRGYAVLQPNFRASGGYGKKFQNGGDLQWGKLMQDDITWGVKYLIDKGIADKNKVVIMGGSYGGYATLAGLAFTPDVYAAGVDIVGPSNLFTLLDSVPAYWESARASLYGMVGDPKTEEGKKLMHDASPLFSVNKINKPLLIIQGANDPRVKQAEADQIVIALRDKGKKVNYILADDEGHGFRKPVNSMAMYAETEKFLSEVIGGRYQKDMPDDVAKRLKEMTVDITKVTYTPKVPETKAK, encoded by the coding sequence ATGAAAAAAATCTTTTATGTATTACTCCTGCTGATAGGGTTCCAAAGCTTTCAGGCACAGGAGGCTCAATTATTGGACAGAAAATTGTTTTTTGGAAATCCTGAGATTACCGGCGGCCAATTGAGCCCGGATGGAAAATGGATTTCATTCCTGAGGGAATATGGTGGAATCATGAATATTTGGGTGAAAAAATTTGATGAACCCTTTGAAAAAGCCCACCCATTAACTGACAGCAAACGACCGTTAAACGGATATTTCTGGTCGGAAGATGGAAAATACATCCTGTATATAAAGGATAAAAACGGCGATGAAAACCTCAATATTTTTGCAGTAGATCCAATGGCTAAGGCCACCAATGGAGTTCCTGAATCGAGAAACCTAACCCCACTTAATGAAGTAGCAGCCCAAATCTATATGGTTAGCAGAAAAGATCCTGATCTGATAATGGTAGGATTAAACAACCGTGATAAAGCATGGCATGATCTGTACTCATTAAAAATTTCTACGGGTGAACTGAAAAAGGTTTTCGAAAATAAAGACCGTATTACAGGATACGATTTCGATTGGGATGAAAAGCTTAGAATTTTAAACAGAACGGATGATAAAGGAACAACTCAGTTCCTGTATAAAGATGGTGATCAACTAACTCCCATCTATGAAACGCTAGTTACTGAAGAAGCTTATATTCCGAACTGGAATGAAGATAATTCAAAGTTTTATCTGGTAACCAATAAAGGAGATCTGGATCAATCTGCATTATTTTTGATGGATCCAAAAACCAAACAGATCACCAAAATAGAAAATGATCCTAAAGGAAAAGTAGATTTTGGCGGCTTATCTGCAGACAGAAATACAAGAAAAATTATTTTCACCTCTTACACGGGTGATAAAACCGAATACTACTGGAAAGATAAAAATTGGGAAGCTAACTATAAATTCCTGCAAGGTAAATTCCCAGGTAAAGAAATTAATTTTTCAAGCTCCACAAAAGATTATTCCAAATTCTTAATCTCAGTTTGGAGTGACCAATATGTTTCTGAGTCTTATTTTTTCGATACCAAAACAAAAGAATTAATTTTCCAATATACTCCAAGACCAGAACTGAAGAAAGTTGAAAAATACCTTGCTTCAATGACCCCCATCCGCTACAAAAGCAGTGACGGACTTGAAATTCCAGCCTATCTTACTTTACCAGCAGGATCTTCAGGTAAAAATGTGCCTGTAGTGGTTTTAGTTCATGGAGGGCCAAAAGGTCCTAGAGATTATTGGGGCTATAATTCAAATGTACAGTTCCTTGCTAACAGAGGATATGCTGTATTGCAGCCTAACTTCAGAGCAAGTGGCGGATATGGGAAAAAGTTTCAGAACGGTGGCGATCTACAATGGGGAAAATTGATGCAGGATGATATAACATGGGGTGTAAAATACCTGATTGATAAAGGAATTGCTGATAAAAACAAAGTAGTTATTATGGGGGGAAGTTATGGTGGCTATGCTACTCTGGCCGGATTAGCATTCACTCCTGATGTATATGCTGCAGGAGTTGATATTGTGGGGCCTAGTAACCTTTTCACTCTATTGGATTCTGTCCCTGCCTATTGGGAATCTGCGCGTGCCTCCCTTTATGGTATGGTAGGTGATCCAAAAACTGAAGAAGGTAAAAAGCTCATGCATGACGCAAGTCCGTTATTCAGTGTCAATAAAATTAATAAGCCTTTACTGATTATTCAGGGGGCTAATGATCCGAGGGTAAAACAGGCTGAGGCAGATCAGATTGTCATAGCTCTTCGTGATAAAGGTAAAAAAGTAAATTATATTTTAGCTGATGATGAAGGACATGGATTCAGAAAACCTGTAAACAGTATGGCAATGTATGCTGAGACAGAGAAATTCCTTTCTGAAGTGATTGGCGGAAGATATCAAAAAGATATGCCTGATGATGTTGCAAAACGTCTGAAGGAAATGACGGTTGATATTACAAAAGTTACTTATACTCCCAAAGTCCCGGAAACTAAAGCAAAATAA
- a CDS encoding heme-binding domain-containing protein — protein sequence MSPFIKRIFLGLILIFLIIQVIQPVRNIDYGQVPSSDISKVYRIPGNVQSILRASCYDCHSNGTNYPVYAYIQPLSFFLENHIKEGKKELNFSEWGLYSKRKQTHKLESIENQIKQRKMPLSSYLYLHHDAKLSDEEIKEVVDWIESIHTEDQ from the coding sequence ATGAGTCCCTTCATTAAAAGAATATTTTTGGGATTAATCCTTATTTTTTTAATAATTCAGGTGATTCAGCCTGTCCGTAATATTGATTATGGACAGGTACCTTCATCTGACATTTCAAAAGTGTATCGGATCCCCGGAAATGTACAATCTATTTTGAGAGCCTCATGCTATGATTGTCATAGTAATGGAACGAATTATCCTGTTTATGCCTACATTCAACCCTTAAGTTTTTTTCTTGAAAATCATATCAAAGAAGGGAAAAAAGAGTTGAATTTTAGTGAATGGGGATTGTACAGCAAAAGGAAACAAACTCATAAATTAGAATCTATTGAGAATCAGATAAAGCAAAGAAAAATGCCACTTTCTTCCTATCTCTATCTTCATCACGATGCAAAGCTGTCTGATGAAGAGATCAAAGAAGTTGTGGACTGGATAGAGTCAATCCATACAGAAGACCAATAG
- a CDS encoding DUF3347 domain-containing protein has translation MKNIITILLVGATLYSCTKPENKTSESKSVEPEIKTVNKTDSVVASNQNPEVKESLVENKKETVELSAFPIQQVIKGYLPLKNALTQDDSKKASDAAKNLFSILKKIDISNTNVKSNSELRDILESASENAEHIGENVDDIGHQREHLLALSNDITDLIGEVGTGGLKLYQDFCPMYNNGKGGIWISETKEIVNPYEGSKMLNCGSVKKVL, from the coding sequence ATGAAAAATATAATAACCATATTGTTGGTGGGAGCTACATTATATTCATGTACTAAACCCGAAAATAAAACATCTGAAAGTAAATCAGTAGAACCGGAAATCAAAACCGTAAATAAAACTGATTCTGTTGTTGCTTCAAATCAAAATCCAGAAGTAAAAGAAAGTCTGGTGGAAAATAAAAAAGAAACTGTTGAACTTTCAGCGTTTCCGATACAGCAAGTGATCAAAGGATATCTTCCTTTAAAAAATGCGTTGACTCAGGATGATTCTAAAAAAGCTTCCGATGCCGCTAAAAATCTGTTTTCTATATTAAAGAAAATAGATATCAGTAATACCAATGTAAAAAGCAATTCTGAGTTGCGTGATATTTTGGAAAGTGCATCAGAAAATGCAGAACATATTGGCGAAAACGTTGATGATATAGGACATCAGAGGGAACATTTACTGGCTTTGAGCAATGATATTACAGATTTGATCGGAGAAGTAGGAACCGGTGGTTTAAAATTATATCAGGATTTCTGTCCTATGTACAATAATGGAAAAGGAGGAATCTGGATTAGTGAGACCAAGGAAATTGTAAATCCATATGAAGGATCAAAAATGCTCAACTGTGGATCTGTAAAAAAGGTTCTGTAG
- a CDS encoding multicopper oxidase domain-containing protein yields MKKLIMFLVLLFSIFTFAQTTKTYYTCPMHPEVISSKPGDCPKCKMTLVKKTVVVKPAVKSIPKVEAQTKPVETKVHQKKVEEVKKVSGLRKAEPVQMAKPALKSVSQPQISSLSKTKPQATYTCPMHPEVISDKPGKCPKCGMELVEKEDHQHTVVEAPKEEKPVLRRNSENGKLTFGGKKVRYDLYVKDTIVNFTGKNRRAIAINGKLQAPTLYFTEGDTAEIYLHNMLKENTGLHWHGVILPNEHDGVPYLTTKPVKPGETHLYKFKISQNGTYWYHSHEALQEQIGMNGILVFKKREGEPRTEYNAEIPVLLGDWSDDDPMQIARRLHMANTDWYAVKKNAVQSYWEAIKSGNFGTKALNEWKRMEAMDVSDVYYDKFLINGAPSSDYSNLKGGDKVRLRVANGGSSTYFWLNYGGGKIKVVGNDGNDVVPVEVDRLIVGVSETYDIEVTIPENKSFEFRATSEDRIGHASLWLGSGDKVEAPNLPRLMLFEGMKMMNGMMEMSGNMKPMTMTMGNQMMDMNEVMYPELSEKQRKTTMKHINEMMGVKTKEDKKSEDHSQHAGMDMAEEKTIKRLSYNILKSPEKTILPTDSVRNMKFTLEGNMNHYLWTLDNKTVTETDKILIKKGEILRIKLYNNSMMRHPMHLHGHDFRLINSKGEYSPLKNVVDIMPMETVTIEFAANQDGDWFFHCHILYHMMAGMGRIFSYENSKPNPQLPNRKLAWKNFLKDNKMVSSMAMLDVASNKIHAETMTMFGPRWANLNEFHTNWNFDHFEGSAKVGRFLGKFQWALPYAGFRVQKNHEIMERQMAEDMGMDFHGKKTWFGQQKASKSRYSFMVGMQYVLPMLITADASVDQNGKVLLELSREDIPLSRRLRGNFSINSDGEFSTGIRYIVQKYLSLSGNYDNEMGWGAGVTLTY; encoded by the coding sequence ATGAAAAAACTAATAATGTTTCTGGTTCTTTTGTTCTCTATTTTTACATTCGCGCAAACCACAAAAACCTATTATACCTGTCCTATGCACCCTGAAGTTATCTCTTCAAAACCCGGGGACTGCCCGAAGTGTAAAATGACATTGGTAAAGAAAACAGTTGTAGTAAAGCCAGCAGTAAAATCTATACCGAAAGTAGAGGCACAAACAAAACCTGTAGAAACAAAAGTACATCAAAAAAAAGTTGAAGAAGTTAAAAAAGTAAGCGGACTAAGGAAAGCAGAGCCAGTTCAGATGGCTAAGCCTGCTTTAAAATCAGTGAGTCAGCCTCAAATTTCATCTCTATCAAAAACTAAACCTCAAGCTACTTATACTTGCCCTATGCATCCTGAAGTAATTTCAGATAAACCGGGAAAGTGTCCTAAATGTGGAATGGAGCTGGTAGAAAAAGAAGATCATCAACACACGGTTGTTGAAGCTCCAAAAGAAGAAAAACCTGTTTTAAGAAGAAATTCTGAAAACGGAAAACTTACTTTTGGTGGAAAAAAAGTTCGTTACGATCTGTATGTAAAAGATACCATTGTCAATTTTACAGGGAAAAACAGAAGAGCGATTGCGATCAACGGTAAACTTCAGGCTCCTACATTGTACTTTACAGAAGGAGATACTGCGGAAATTTACCTGCACAATATGCTTAAGGAAAATACAGGACTTCACTGGCATGGAGTGATTCTCCCTAATGAACATGATGGAGTTCCCTATCTTACCACAAAACCTGTAAAACCGGGTGAAACCCATTTATATAAGTTTAAAATCTCTCAAAACGGAACCTATTGGTATCATTCTCATGAAGCATTACAGGAGCAGATAGGAATGAACGGAATTTTAGTCTTTAAAAAGAGAGAAGGGGAGCCCAGAACAGAATATAATGCGGAAATTCCTGTATTATTGGGAGATTGGAGTGATGATGATCCTATGCAGATCGCCCGCAGATTGCACATGGCCAATACAGATTGGTATGCAGTAAAGAAAAATGCAGTCCAGAGTTATTGGGAAGCTATTAAATCCGGAAACTTCGGAACAAAGGCCCTGAACGAATGGAAAAGAATGGAAGCGATGGATGTGAGTGATGTGTATTACGATAAGTTCCTGATTAACGGAGCTCCAAGTTCTGATTACTCTAACCTGAAAGGAGGTGATAAAGTAAGATTAAGAGTCGCCAATGGAGGTTCATCTACTTATTTTTGGCTGAATTATGGCGGCGGGAAAATAAAAGTAGTAGGAAATGACGGAAATGATGTGGTTCCGGTAGAAGTAGACCGATTGATTGTCGGAGTTTCGGAAACTTATGATATTGAAGTAACGATTCCTGAGAATAAAAGCTTTGAATTCCGTGCGACTTCGGAAGATAGAATTGGGCATGCATCCCTTTGGCTTGGTTCCGGTGATAAAGTAGAAGCGCCTAACTTACCAAGACTGATGCTTTTTGAAGGTATGAAAATGATGAACGGAATGATGGAAATGAGCGGAAATATGAAGCCAATGACCATGACGATGGGAAATCAGATGATGGATATGAATGAAGTAATGTATCCTGAGCTTTCAGAAAAACAAAGAAAAACAACGATGAAGCACATCAACGAAATGATGGGAGTGAAAACGAAGGAAGATAAAAAAAGTGAAGATCATTCTCAGCATGCAGGAATGGATATGGCTGAAGAAAAAACCATCAAAAGATTGTCGTACAATATTTTAAAATCTCCTGAAAAAACAATTCTTCCTACAGACAGTGTTCGTAATATGAAGTTTACGCTGGAAGGAAATATGAACCATTATCTGTGGACACTGGACAACAAAACAGTGACAGAAACAGATAAAATTCTAATTAAAAAAGGTGAGATTTTAAGAATCAAATTGTATAATAATTCCATGATGCGTCACCCGATGCACCTTCATGGGCATGATTTCAGATTGATAAATTCAAAAGGAGAGTACTCACCATTGAAAAATGTGGTAGATATTATGCCGATGGAAACTGTTACCATTGAATTTGCAGCCAATCAGGATGGAGACTGGTTCTTCCACTGTCATATCCTGTATCACATGATGGCAGGAATGGGAAGAATCTTCAGTTATGAAAATTCAAAACCGAATCCACAGCTTCCGAACAGAAAGCTGGCTTGGAAAAACTTCTTGAAAGACAATAAAATGGTAAGTTCCATGGCCATGCTGGATGTTGCAAGCAATAAAATCCATGCAGAAACAATGACGATGTTTGGGCCAAGATGGGCTAACCTGAATGAGTTTCACACAAATTGGAACTTCGATCATTTTGAAGGAAGTGCAAAAGTAGGACGATTCTTAGGTAAATTCCAGTGGGCATTGCCCTATGCAGGATTCAGAGTTCAAAAAAACCATGAAATTATGGAAAGGCAAATGGCAGAAGATATGGGAATGGATTTTCATGGGAAGAAAACCTGGTTCGGACAACAGAAAGCTTCAAAAAGCAGATATTCGTTCATGGTCGGGATGCAGTATGTATTACCCATGTTGATTACGGCAGATGCAAGCGTAGATCAGAACGGAAAAGTATTGCTGGAACTGAGCAGAGAAGATATTCCACTTTCCAGAAGGCTGAGGGGGAACTTCAGTATCAATTCAGATGGGGAATTTTCAACAGGAATAAGATATATCGTTCAGAAATATTTATCCCTTTCCGGAAATTATGATAACGAAATGGGCTGGGGTGCCGGTGTTACCTTAACGTATTAA
- a CDS encoding DUF3347 domain-containing protein → MKKYIITAALSLFSVISLSAQSKKDAQVSKLYQNYIAIKSALASDDADQTSKAATEFIKTASSIDYKLVSEGNLNILRKDASAISEARTVAAQRETFFNLSDNMISLTKEFKLSEKPVYVQYCPMADASWLSDEKQIMNPYYGKSMLSCGSVKSEIK, encoded by the coding sequence ATGAAAAAGTATATCATTACAGCAGCTCTATCTTTATTCTCAGTTATTTCACTTTCAGCACAATCTAAAAAAGATGCTCAGGTTTCAAAGCTCTATCAGAATTATATTGCGATTAAGTCAGCTTTAGCTTCTGATGATGCAGACCAAACTTCAAAAGCGGCTACAGAATTCATTAAAACGGCTTCATCCATCGATTATAAATTGGTTTCAGAAGGAAACCTTAATATTCTTAGAAAAGATGCTTCTGCCATTTCAGAAGCGAGAACCGTTGCAGCCCAGAGAGAGACTTTCTTCAATTTATCAGACAATATGATTAGTCTGACGAAGGAATTCAAGCTTTCCGAAAAACCGGTTTATGTACAATACTGCCCAATGGCTGATGCAAGTTGGTTAAGTGATGAAAAACAAATCATGAATCCATACTACGGAAAATCTATGCTTTCATGTGGAAGTGTAAAGTCAGAAATTAAATAA
- a CDS encoding HYC_CC_PP family protein — MKKILAILFSIFYFGFSSGAAFSIHYCMKEFVSVSQKVDDICGKCGVKDKKGCCKTEIKVVKVDDSQKSDLLNVDFLGQISEIPVMHQFAFVDRSFSATKFTQIQINAPPEYRPVPIYINHCNFRI; from the coding sequence ATGAAAAAGATTCTTGCCATACTGTTTTCTATTTTCTACTTCGGATTCTCTTCCGGAGCAGCATTTAGCATCCATTACTGTATGAAAGAATTTGTTTCTGTAAGCCAGAAAGTTGATGATATTTGTGGTAAATGTGGTGTAAAGGATAAAAAAGGATGCTGCAAAACAGAGATCAAAGTTGTAAAAGTAGATGACTCGCAAAAGTCTGATCTGCTTAACGTTGATTTTTTAGGACAGATTTCAGAAATTCCTGTCATGCATCAGTTTGCCTTTGTAGACAGATCTTTTTCTGCTACCAAATTCACTCAGATTCAGATCAATGCACCACCGGAATACAGGCCGGTACCCATCTATATCAATCATTGTAATTTTAGAATTTAG